A stretch of the Malus sylvestris chromosome 10, drMalSylv7.2, whole genome shotgun sequence genome encodes the following:
- the LOC126586957 gene encoding polyphenol oxidase latent form, chloroplastic-like yields the protein MASSLPLSSNTKITTYAIAPSLPQIFPNKSQISLVRNLRGSCKATTINSDQNPNHDPQTCLVKLERRNLLLGLGGLALATHNITRPANAAETSKKVVLVESSDLPIALDSVVSVIVPRPRRSRSKKDKEEEEEVLAIEGIEFVADKVLKFDVHVNDDENSLCRPDKSEFAGSLVFLPQSKKKVKTSLHLGISALLEDLGADDDGSIKVTLVPRNVQRPVTVGRIKIDYFA from the exons atGGCTTCTTCGCTTCCACTATCATCCAACACCAAGATTACCACTTACGCCATCGCCCCTTCACTCCCTCAAATCTTCCCAAACAAATCCCAGATCTCCTTAGTCAGAAATCTTAGAGGTTCATGTAAAGCAACAACAATCAACAGTGACCAAAACCCTAATCATGATCCGCAAACTTGTCTGGTAAAATTGGAAAGGAGAAATCTTCTCCTTGGTCTAGGAGGACTTGCCTTGGCTACTCATAACATAACAAGGCCAGCAAACGCGGCAGAGACGTCAAAGAAG GTAGTTTTGGTGGAGAGTAGTGATTTGCCAATAGCTTTGGACTCTGTGGTGAGCGTGATCGTGCCGCGGCCGAGGAGGTCGAGGAGCAAGAAGGacaaggaggaggaagaggaggtgTTGGCGATTGAAGGGATTGAGTTTGTGGCAGACAAGGTGCTCAAGTTCGATGTGCATGTGAACGATGATGAGAACTCGCTGTGTCGACCTGACAAGTCCGAGTTTGCAGGGAGCTTGGTGTTTTTGCCACAGTCCAAGAAAAAGGTTAAAACCAGCCTGCATCTTGGGATTTCGGCCTTGTTGGAGGACTTGGGAGCTGACGATGATGGCAGTATTAAGGTAACTTTGGTGCCAAGGAATGTCCAGCGACCCGTCACCGTTGGTCGGATCAAGATCGACTATTTTGCCTAG
- the LOC126584882 gene encoding dof zinc finger protein DOF1.4-like, with protein sequence MGLSTKQVNSDGMDWSQTSLLQAQTFQLPKPPTAMRRQQQQNQQQQSEPLKCPRCESTNTKFCYYNNYNKSQPRHFCRACKRHWTKGGTLRNVPVGGVRKNKRLKKSSNTSPAEAAATTAANSAGIEDHHEKKTAAQALYHALIGPQSLLPQQNLDNTIIFSSAGLSSTTTLPFLHQSRNLITFDPFSSSISTTTSSSFDTNFSSISTSLQSLNVYNYASAEDQFKATVEEPTITSIMPNIHPQQPNWKAPSTSNAATDVYSNDWNWEDIETLVSTDLNLPHWDDSSDHMKP encoded by the coding sequence ATGGGATTGAGTACTAAGCAGGTCAACAGTGACGGGATGGATTGGAGTCAGACAAGCTTGCTGCAAGCTCAGACGTTTCAGCTGCCAAAACCACCAACCGCCATGAGGAGGCAGCAGCAACAAAATCAGCAGCAGCAATCCGAGCCGTTGAAGTGTCCGAGATGTGAATCAACGAACACAAAGTTTTGTTACTACAACAACTACAACAAGTCGCAGCCAAGGCACTTCTGCAGAGCTTGCAAGAGGCACTGGACAAAAGGTGGGACTCTCCGAAATGTCCCCGTTGGCGGCGTCCGCAAAAACAAGCGCCtcaaaaagtcatcaaacactTCTCCCGCGGAAGCAGCTGCCACAACCGCCGCAAACAGTGCAGGGATTGAGGATCATCACGAGAAAAAAACCGCGGCGCAAGCTCTCTATCACGCTCTTATCGGTCCCCAATCTTTGCTTCCGCAACAGAATTTGGACAACACAATCATATTTTCATCAGCAGGTTTAAGTAGTACCACTACTTTGCCTTTTCTTCATCAAAGTAGAAACCTGATAACCTTTGATCCCTTCTCAAGCTCAATTAGTACTACTACTTCAAGTTCCTTTGACACAAACTTCTCTTCAATCTCTACATCTTTGCAATCCTTAAACGTTTATAACTACGCTAGTGCCGAAGATCAGTTCAAAGCCACCGTAGAGGAGCCAACCATTACAAGCATCATGCCAAATATTCATCCTCAGCAGCCCAATTGGAAAGCCCCTTCCACAAGTAACGCTGCCACGGACGTGTACTCGAACGACTGGAATTGGGAAGACATCGAAACCCTCGTTTCTACTGATCTCAACTTGCCTCATTGGGATGATTCTTCTGATCACATGAAACCGTAA